One window from the genome of Malus domestica chromosome 01, GDT2T_hap1 encodes:
- the LOC114826492 gene encoding uncharacterized protein encodes MTLILRRVDVNSTPVKVEEYFLQYLNVNNTSGQGLFEELQNLLKAFDLDIDDVRGQGYDNGSNMKGRHQDSERKYKMNDSQIIVGHTMGKPCLLAAINEVSKDLQSKDICINVAIEQVQGLIAYFEKYRETGFAEDMINAKKLAIEMEIDSVFPEKRQRRFEEYQAYDDIFGFLFISERLNSMDNDKLKDCCDRLQNFLKKCEFFDVDGDALFVELKLLQEPLPKEMKTSIDILNYLKRMRDCKHCVQNLVDCTCYRCICGKKFLKVKVIKIILAINYVAGKVKWTCFDID; translated from the exons ATGACTTTGATCTTAAGACGTGTGGATGTGAATAGTACTCCAGTAAAAGTAGAAGAATATTTTTTGCAGTATCTGAATGTGAATAACACATctggacaaggattgtttgaAGAGTTACAGAATCTATTAAAAGCTTTTGATCTTGATATTGATGATGTGAGAGGGCAAGGATATGATAATGGATCAAATATGAAAGGGAGACACCAAG ATTctgaaagaaaatataaaatgaatgaCTCTCAAATCATTGTTGGCCACACGATGGGAAAGCCATGTT TATTGGCTGCTATTAATGAGGTTAGCAAAGACTTGCAATCTAAAGACATATGTATTAATGTTGCTATAGAACAAGTGCAGGGATTGATTGCTTATTTTGAAAAGTATAGAGAAACTGGGTTTGCAGAGGACATGATTAATGCTAAAAAACTTGCTATTGAAATGGAAATTGATTCCGTGTTTCCGGAAAAGCGTCAA AGAAGATTTGAAGAATATCAAGCATATGATGATATATTTGGGTTTTTGTTCATTTCAGAAAGGTTGAATTCGATGGACAATGATAAATTGAAAGATTGTTGTGACCGCCTTCAAAACTTTCTCAAGAAATGTGAGTTCTTTGATGTTGATGGGGATGCATTATTtgtagagttgaagcttttacaAGAGCCTTTGCCGAAAGAAATGAAGACATCAATTGACATATTGAACTATTTGAAGAGGATGCGCGACTGCAAGCACTGCGTACAGAATTTGGTTGACTGTACTTGTTACCGTTGCATCTGTGGAAAGAAGTTTCTCAAAGTTAAAGTTATTAAAATCATACTTGCGATCAACTATGTTGCAGGAAAGGTTAAATGGACTTGCTTTGATATCGATTGA